The following are encoded in a window of Alosa sapidissima isolate fAloSap1 chromosome 10, fAloSap1.pri, whole genome shotgun sequence genomic DNA:
- the ca14 gene encoding carbonic anhydrase 14 isoform X3, which translates to MDACGTSLVLILLFWLGAGSRAADIYWTYSGQMGQPQWSEFFPDCGGSGQSPINVDSAQTKFEPRLPAIRPLGYSQHSNEPFTLSNNGHTVVMPLPSWMGIGGLPWQFSAVQLHLHWGNGASVATGSEHTINGRSTAAELHIVHYNSELYENISMAMTQRDGLAVLGVLMEVGEETNQAYANIINYLSRIRHAGDKVTIPAFDIQTLLPKDLRSYYRYNGSLTTPPCYQSVLWTVFQETVKLSLPQLVKLETLLYSTEEGSSDPLVLQDNYRATQPLNQRVVLASFKHRVKVYNAGEIAAIVMGSLCGCVGLAVIVRFIIKTIRSKDMEKALKQDMALKTATESSKSAEPTQSEP; encoded by the exons ATGGACGCGTGTGGAACCTCGCTGGTGCTGATTCTGCTGTTTTGGCTGGGTGCAGGGAGTCGGGCAGCCG ATATATATTGGACATACTCAG gtcAGATGGGCCAGCCGCAGTGGTCGGAGTTCTTTCCTGACTGCGGCGGGTCGGGTCAGTCCCCCATCAACGTGGACTCGGCCCAGACCAAGTTCGAGCCCAGGCTGCCAGCGATCCGGCCGCTGGGCTACAGCCAGCACAGCAACGAGCCCTTCACCCTCTCCAACAACGGCCACACGG tgGTGATGCCCTTACCCAGCTGGATGGGCATAGGCGGGTTGCCATGGCAATTCAGTGCGGTCCAGCTCCACCTACACTGGGGCAACGGGGCGAGTGTGGCGACAGGCAGTGAACACACCATCAATGGACGCAGCACTGCAGccgag CTCCACATTGTCCACTATAACTCCGAGTTGTATGAGAATATCTCCATGGCGATGACTCAGCGGGATGGTCTGGCGGTCCTGGGAGTTCTCATGGAG GTCGGTGAGGAAACAAATCAGGCATACGCCAACATCATCAACTACCTGAGCAGAATAAGACATGCAG GTGACAAAGTGACTATCCCTGCGTTCGACATCCAGACCCTGCTGCCCAAAGACCTGCGGAGCTACTATCGCTACAACGGCTCTTTGACCACCCCGCCCTGCTACCAGAGCGTCCTCTGGACCGTCTTCCAGGAGACTGTCAAACTGTCTCTGCCCCAG ctgGTGAAGCTGGAGACGCTGCTGTACTCCACAGAAGAGGGGAGCTCTGATCCCTTGGTGCTCCAGGACAACTATCGTGCCACCCAGCCACTCAACCAGAGGGTGGTCCTCGCCTCCTTCAAACACA GGGTCAAAGTCTACAATGCAG GTGAAATTGCAGCGATAGTGATGGGATcactgtgtggatgtgtgggcCTTGCAGTGATCGTTCGCTTCATAATAAAGACCATACG AAGTAAAGATATGGAGAAGGCACTGAAGCAAGACATGGCTTTAAAGACAGCCACCGAGTCCAGCAAATCAGCAGAGCCCACTCAGTCTGAACCCTGA
- the ca14 gene encoding carbonic anhydrase 14 isoform X2, which produces MDACGTSLVLILLFWLGAGSRAADIYWTYSGQMGQPQWSEFFPDCGGSGQSPINVDSAQTKFEPRLPAIRPLGYSQHSNEPFTLSNNGHTVVMPLPSWMGIGGLPWQFSAVQLHLHWGNGASVATGSEHTINGRSTAAELHIVHYNSELYENISMAMTQRDGLAVLGVLMEVGEETNQAYANIINYLSRIRHAGDKVTIPAFDIQTLLPKDLRSYYRYNGSLTTPPCYQSVLWTVFQETVKLSLPQLVKLETLLYSTEEGSSDPLVLQDNYRATQPLNQRVVLASFKHTGVKVYNAGEIAAIVMGSLCGCVGLAVIVRFIIKTIRSKDMEKALKQDMALKTATESSKSAEPTQSEP; this is translated from the exons ATGGACGCGTGTGGAACCTCGCTGGTGCTGATTCTGCTGTTTTGGCTGGGTGCAGGGAGTCGGGCAGCCG ATATATATTGGACATACTCAG gtcAGATGGGCCAGCCGCAGTGGTCGGAGTTCTTTCCTGACTGCGGCGGGTCGGGTCAGTCCCCCATCAACGTGGACTCGGCCCAGACCAAGTTCGAGCCCAGGCTGCCAGCGATCCGGCCGCTGGGCTACAGCCAGCACAGCAACGAGCCCTTCACCCTCTCCAACAACGGCCACACGG tgGTGATGCCCTTACCCAGCTGGATGGGCATAGGCGGGTTGCCATGGCAATTCAGTGCGGTCCAGCTCCACCTACACTGGGGCAACGGGGCGAGTGTGGCGACAGGCAGTGAACACACCATCAATGGACGCAGCACTGCAGccgag CTCCACATTGTCCACTATAACTCCGAGTTGTATGAGAATATCTCCATGGCGATGACTCAGCGGGATGGTCTGGCGGTCCTGGGAGTTCTCATGGAG GTCGGTGAGGAAACAAATCAGGCATACGCCAACATCATCAACTACCTGAGCAGAATAAGACATGCAG GTGACAAAGTGACTATCCCTGCGTTCGACATCCAGACCCTGCTGCCCAAAGACCTGCGGAGCTACTATCGCTACAACGGCTCTTTGACCACCCCGCCCTGCTACCAGAGCGTCCTCTGGACCGTCTTCCAGGAGACTGTCAAACTGTCTCTGCCCCAG ctgGTGAAGCTGGAGACGCTGCTGTACTCCACAGAAGAGGGGAGCTCTGATCCCTTGGTGCTCCAGGACAACTATCGTGCCACCCAGCCACTCAACCAGAGGGTGGTCCTCGCCTCCTTCAAACACA CAGGGGTCAAAGTCTACAATGCAG GTGAAATTGCAGCGATAGTGATGGGATcactgtgtggatgtgtgggcCTTGCAGTGATCGTTCGCTTCATAATAAAGACCATACG AAGTAAAGATATGGAGAAGGCACTGAAGCAAGACATGGCTTTAAAGACAGCCACCGAGTCCAGCAAATCAGCAGAGCCCACTCAGTCTGAACCCTGA
- the LOC121720399 gene encoding uncharacterized protein LOC121720399 isoform X2 — protein MTPGSVCSHAVVLLSVLLCQLHLCTTSEQHGAPPNNTQHSPNNTQHPPNKHSHPCMPSAWRSAYDTFLKRHLPEDQPSSLDQNQWESFIRQHKLCHRPTQSFLHPEDKQQVLDVCSAAGGRTMQNNLCISGQEFSFTTVHLLYKDCTIKKVFSETKHLILACDDIDGVCRPVHFQRNPNGTKPDQNRQPPCEWPQSSGTERTIAGCASVMLPLSLLWPLWY, from the exons ATG ACTCCAGGCTCTGTCTGTAGCCACGCAGTTGTGCTGCTCAGTGTCCTGCTGTGCCAGCTTCACCTGTGCACAACCAGCGAGCAGCATGGGGCTCCACCCAACAACACCCAACACTCACCCAACAACACCCAACACCCACCCAACAAACACAGCCACCCCTGCATGCCGTCAGCGTGGCGCTCCGCATACGACACCTTCCTGAAGCGCCACCTACCCGAAGACCAGCCCAGCTCTCTGGACCAGAACCAGTGGGAGAGTTTCATCAGGCAACACAAGCTCTGTCACCGACCCACCCAGTCCTTCCTCCACCCGGAGGACAAGCAGCAGGTGCTGGACGTGTGTTCGGCGGCCGGAGGCAGGACGATGCAGAACAACCTGTGCATCAGCGGACAGGAGTTCTCCTTCACCACAGTGCACCTTCTTTACAAAGACTGCACCATCAAGAAAGTGTTCTCTGAGACCAAGCATCTCATTCTGGCCTGCGATGACATCGACGGAGTGTGCCGACCTGTTCACTTTCAGAGAAACCCAAACGGCACGAAACCTGACCAGAACCGTCAGCCTCCGTGCGAGTGGCCCCAGAGTTCAGGGACGGAGCGGACCATAGCCGGCTGTGCCAGTGTGATGCTACCCCTCAGCCTACTATGGCCTCTGTGGTACTAG
- the ca14 gene encoding carbonic anhydrase 14 isoform X1, whose protein sequence is MDACGTSLVLILLFWLGAGSRAADIYWTYSGQMGQPQWSEFFPDCGGSGQSPINVDSAQTKFEPRLPAIRPLGYSQHSNEPFTLSNNGHTVVMPLPSWMGIGGLPWQFSAVQLHLHWGNGASVATGSEHTINGRSTAAELHIVHYNSELYENISMAMTQRDGLAVLGVLMEVGEETNQAYANIINYLSRIRHAGDKVTIPAFDIQTLLPKDLRSYYRYNGSLTTPPCYQSVLWTVFQETVKLSLPQLVKLETLLYSTEEGSSDPLVLQDNYRATQPLNQRVVLASFKHTTIVVTWIREERHKKRAGVKVYNAGEIAAIVMGSLCGCVGLAVIVRFIIKTIRSKDMEKALKQDMALKTATESSKSAEPTQSEP, encoded by the exons ATGGACGCGTGTGGAACCTCGCTGGTGCTGATTCTGCTGTTTTGGCTGGGTGCAGGGAGTCGGGCAGCCG ATATATATTGGACATACTCAG gtcAGATGGGCCAGCCGCAGTGGTCGGAGTTCTTTCCTGACTGCGGCGGGTCGGGTCAGTCCCCCATCAACGTGGACTCGGCCCAGACCAAGTTCGAGCCCAGGCTGCCAGCGATCCGGCCGCTGGGCTACAGCCAGCACAGCAACGAGCCCTTCACCCTCTCCAACAACGGCCACACGG tgGTGATGCCCTTACCCAGCTGGATGGGCATAGGCGGGTTGCCATGGCAATTCAGTGCGGTCCAGCTCCACCTACACTGGGGCAACGGGGCGAGTGTGGCGACAGGCAGTGAACACACCATCAATGGACGCAGCACTGCAGccgag CTCCACATTGTCCACTATAACTCCGAGTTGTATGAGAATATCTCCATGGCGATGACTCAGCGGGATGGTCTGGCGGTCCTGGGAGTTCTCATGGAG GTCGGTGAGGAAACAAATCAGGCATACGCCAACATCATCAACTACCTGAGCAGAATAAGACATGCAG GTGACAAAGTGACTATCCCTGCGTTCGACATCCAGACCCTGCTGCCCAAAGACCTGCGGAGCTACTATCGCTACAACGGCTCTTTGACCACCCCGCCCTGCTACCAGAGCGTCCTCTGGACCGTCTTCCAGGAGACTGTCAAACTGTCTCTGCCCCAG ctgGTGAAGCTGGAGACGCTGCTGTACTCCACAGAAGAGGGGAGCTCTGATCCCTTGGTGCTCCAGGACAACTATCGTGCCACCCAGCCACTCAACCAGAGGGTGGTCCTCGCCTCCTTCAAACACA CCACCATTGTTGTTACGTGGATCAGAGAAGAACGGCACAAAAAACgag CAGGGGTCAAAGTCTACAATGCAG GTGAAATTGCAGCGATAGTGATGGGATcactgtgtggatgtgtgggcCTTGCAGTGATCGTTCGCTTCATAATAAAGACCATACG AAGTAAAGATATGGAGAAGGCACTGAAGCAAGACATGGCTTTAAAGACAGCCACCGAGTCCAGCAAATCAGCAGAGCCCACTCAGTCTGAACCCTGA
- the LOC121720399 gene encoding uncharacterized protein LOC121720399 isoform X1, giving the protein MEELKTPGSVCSHAVVLLSVLLCQLHLCTTSEQHGAPPNNTQHSPNNTQHPPNKHSHPCMPSAWRSAYDTFLKRHLPEDQPSSLDQNQWESFIRQHKLCHRPTQSFLHPEDKQQVLDVCSAAGGRTMQNNLCISGQEFSFTTVHLLYKDCTIKKVFSETKHLILACDDIDGVCRPVHFQRNPNGTKPDQNRQPPCEWPQSSGTERTIAGCASVMLPLSLLWPLWY; this is encoded by the exons ATGGAGGAACTGAAA ACTCCAGGCTCTGTCTGTAGCCACGCAGTTGTGCTGCTCAGTGTCCTGCTGTGCCAGCTTCACCTGTGCACAACCAGCGAGCAGCATGGGGCTCCACCCAACAACACCCAACACTCACCCAACAACACCCAACACCCACCCAACAAACACAGCCACCCCTGCATGCCGTCAGCGTGGCGCTCCGCATACGACACCTTCCTGAAGCGCCACCTACCCGAAGACCAGCCCAGCTCTCTGGACCAGAACCAGTGGGAGAGTTTCATCAGGCAACACAAGCTCTGTCACCGACCCACCCAGTCCTTCCTCCACCCGGAGGACAAGCAGCAGGTGCTGGACGTGTGTTCGGCGGCCGGAGGCAGGACGATGCAGAACAACCTGTGCATCAGCGGACAGGAGTTCTCCTTCACCACAGTGCACCTTCTTTACAAAGACTGCACCATCAAGAAAGTGTTCTCTGAGACCAAGCATCTCATTCTGGCCTGCGATGACATCGACGGAGTGTGCCGACCTGTTCACTTTCAGAGAAACCCAAACGGCACGAAACCTGACCAGAACCGTCAGCCTCCGTGCGAGTGGCCCCAGAGTTCAGGGACGGAGCGGACCATAGCCGGCTGTGCCAGTGTGATGCTACCCCTCAGCCTACTATGGCCTCTGTGGTACTAG